From Bacillus sp. Bos-x628, the proteins below share one genomic window:
- a CDS encoding VOC family protein, translating to MTTLRLDHTGLMVKDIDQSIDFYEKVVGMKLKDRITHSNGVIELAFLGFKDEEETEIELIQGYNSELPAEGKVHHLAFTTDNIHAEFSRIQKLQIELIDEEITTLPNGYCYFFFRGPDQEWIEFFQR from the coding sequence TTGACAACATTACGCTTAGATCATACAGGTTTGATGGTAAAAGATATTGATCAGTCCATTGATTTTTATGAAAAGGTTGTGGGCATGAAATTAAAAGATCGGATCACCCATTCAAACGGAGTCATTGAGCTTGCATTTCTCGGTTTTAAGGATGAGGAAGAAACGGAAATTGAGTTAATTCAAGGCTACAACAGTGAGTTGCCTGCTGAAGGAAAAGTGCATCATCTCGCCTTCACGACAGACAATATTCACGCAGAGTTCAGTCGCATTCAAAAGCTTCAAATTGAATTGATTGATGAGGAAATTACAACACTTCCAAATGGCTACTGCTACTTCTTCTTCAGAGGACCAGACCAAGAATGGATTGAATTCTTCCAGCGTTAA
- a CDS encoding YesK family protein: MSFWLMTAILAVIILGGSLIFKKKKSPIQYGFPAIFIMVSIILFMISFFVGEWEGTGLSAISVSLLIASVIALMMTSILSYFSGESQK, encoded by the coding sequence ATGTCTTTTTGGCTAATGACAGCTATTCTTGCAGTTATCATACTAGGCGGTTCTTTAATCTTTAAAAAGAAGAAGTCGCCTATTCAGTATGGATTTCCAGCGATTTTCATAATGGTTAGTATCATCTTATTTATGATCAGTTTTTTTGTAGGAGAATGGGAAGGTACGGGATTAAGTGCAATTAGCGTATCTTTGCTGATTGCATCAGTTATCGCTTTAATGATGACCAGCATTTTGAGTTATTTTAGTGGTGAATCACAAAAATGA
- a CDS encoding LysR family transcriptional regulator: MDIRHLTYFLEVARLKSFTKASQSLYVSQPTISKMVKNLEDELGVQLFYRNGRQVEMTDAGLTMYTKASEITQSFQNLTSELNDVMNVKKGHIRIGLPPMIGSSFFPNVMGEFRQQYPDVTFQLVEHGSIKVEEGVEDGSLDIGVIVLPANDKIFHTYTIMKENMKLVTHPSHPMACRAEVHLADLKEESFIFFREDFVLHSRILNECMNAGFRPNVIYETSQWDFISEMVAENLGIGLLPERICRDLDPEKVKVISLHPFIPWHLGVIWRKDRYLSFAAREWLKHTKSYVWDVE; this comes from the coding sequence ATGGACATTAGACATTTAACATATTTCTTAGAAGTGGCAAGGTTAAAGAGTTTTACGAAAGCGTCTCAATCTCTTTATGTATCACAGCCGACCATTTCCAAAATGGTCAAGAATCTTGAAGATGAACTGGGCGTCCAGTTATTTTACCGAAATGGTCGGCAGGTTGAAATGACAGACGCAGGACTAACCATGTATACAAAGGCAAGTGAAATTACACAATCTTTTCAAAATTTAACGAGTGAATTAAATGATGTAATGAACGTGAAAAAAGGGCACATTCGAATTGGGTTGCCACCAATGATAGGATCAAGTTTCTTTCCAAATGTCATGGGGGAATTTCGCCAGCAGTATCCAGATGTCACGTTTCAATTGGTCGAACATGGCTCCATTAAAGTGGAGGAAGGGGTAGAGGATGGTTCGTTAGATATTGGTGTCATTGTTCTCCCTGCAAATGATAAAATTTTTCATACGTACACCATTATGAAAGAGAACATGAAGCTTGTGACGCATCCATCACATCCGATGGCATGTCGTGCTGAGGTGCATTTAGCAGATTTAAAAGAAGAGTCTTTTATTTTCTTTAGAGAAGATTTTGTTCTGCACAGCCGGATATTGAATGAATGCATGAATGCAGGCTTTCGACCCAATGTCATCTATGAAACCTCTCAATGGGATTTCATTAGTGAAATGGTGGCTGAAAATCTAGGAATAGGGCTTCTTCCTGAGCGGATTTGCCGCGATCTTGATCCTGAAAAGGTAAAAGTGATCTCACTACATCCATTTATCCCGTGGCATTTAGGGGTTATTTGGCGAAAGGATCGCTATCTGTCGTTTGCGGCAAGAGAATGGTTAAAGCATACGAAATCCTATGTTTGGGATGTAGAGTAA
- a CDS encoding amino acid ABC transporter permease — translation MDTIINAFPYLMDGLQTTLYIFVVAIILGFIIGLIVALFRLSPFKILNFIALVFVNAIRGTPFIVQLFFIYFGLNTLEFISLDRVPAGIITVAINAGAYFSEIIRAGIQSIDKGQTEAARSLGFTGGQNMRFIILPQAFRRMLPAITNQAIISLKDTSLLSIIGIADIMQRGQVQASATFDPLNVWLIVGVIYFVIIYLLSLLASYAERRFDIK, via the coding sequence ATGGATACGATTATCAACGCATTTCCGTATTTAATGGATGGTTTGCAAACCACTTTATATATCTTTGTTGTTGCTATCATTTTAGGATTTATTATTGGTTTAATTGTGGCATTATTTCGCCTGTCACCATTTAAAATTTTGAATTTCATCGCACTCGTATTTGTGAATGCGATTCGAGGTACGCCATTTATCGTACAGCTATTTTTCATTTATTTTGGCTTGAATACGCTTGAATTCATTTCGCTTGATCGAGTGCCGGCAGGGATTATTACTGTAGCAATTAATGCAGGGGCCTATTTCTCAGAGATTATACGAGCAGGGATTCAATCAATTGATAAAGGACAAACAGAAGCTGCGCGGTCTTTAGGGTTTACAGGGGGCCAAAACATGCGCTTTATTATTCTGCCACAGGCATTCCGCCGTATGTTGCCAGCCATTACAAACCAAGCAATAATCAGCTTGAAGGATACATCGCTCTTATCCATTATTGGCATCGCCGATATTATGCAAAGAGGACAAGTCCAAGCATCTGCTACGTTTGATCCTTTAAATGTATGGCTCATTGTGGGTGTCATTTATTTCGTGATTATTTATTTACTTTCTCTACTGGCTAGCTATGCAGAAAGGAGATTCGATATCAAATGA
- a CDS encoding 6-phospho-beta-glucosidase yields MKDGIKIVTIGGGSSYTPELVEGFIKRYHELPVKELWLVDIQAGEEKLNIVGALAKRMVEKAGLPIDVHLTFDRRAALKDADFVTTQLRVGLLEARAKDERIPLKYGVIGQETNGPGGLLKGLRTIPVILDIVKDMEELCPDAWLVNFTNPAGMVTEAVLRYTHLKKVVGLCNVPIGMKMGIAKALDVDVERIEVQFAGLNHMVYGLDVYLDGVSIMDQVLDELGNPNSQWSMKNIEAKNWEPSFVKGLGVIPCPYHRYYYKTKDMLEEEQRAAQEKGTRAEVVQQVEQELFELYKDPDLTIKPPQLEKRGGAYYSDAACNLISSIYNDKHDIQPVNTVNRGAIASIPAESAVEVNCIITKDGPKPIATGDLPVAVRGLVQQIKSFERVAAEAAVTGDYETALVAMTINPLVPSDEVAKQILDEMLEAHREYLPQFFTSVDA; encoded by the coding sequence ATGAAAGACGGTATTAAAATTGTTACGATCGGTGGCGGATCAAGCTATACGCCGGAGCTGGTAGAAGGGTTTATCAAACGATATCATGAATTGCCTGTGAAGGAATTATGGCTTGTTGACATTCAAGCAGGTGAAGAAAAATTAAACATCGTGGGTGCACTCGCCAAGCGTATGGTTGAAAAAGCTGGACTGCCAATTGATGTCCATCTCACCTTCGATCGCCGTGCAGCCTTAAAGGATGCGGATTTTGTCACAACACAATTGCGTGTGGGTCTGCTGGAAGCCCGTGCGAAAGATGAGAGAATTCCACTCAAATACGGCGTAATTGGTCAGGAGACAAATGGACCAGGAGGTTTATTGAAAGGCTTGCGGACAATACCAGTCATTTTAGATATCGTGAAAGATATGGAAGAGCTTTGTCCAGATGCATGGCTTGTGAATTTTACAAATCCAGCGGGTATGGTCACAGAAGCTGTTTTACGCTATACCCATTTGAAAAAAGTGGTCGGATTATGTAATGTACCGATTGGGATGAAAATGGGGATTGCAAAGGCGCTTGATGTAGATGTGGAACGCATTGAAGTGCAGTTTGCCGGTCTCAATCACATGGTTTATGGATTAGATGTGTATTTAGATGGTGTCAGTATTATGGATCAGGTGCTAGATGAATTAGGAAACCCAAATAGCCAGTGGTCGATGAAAAACATTGAAGCGAAAAACTGGGAGCCTTCTTTTGTCAAAGGGCTAGGAGTCATTCCTTGTCCGTATCACCGCTATTACTATAAAACGAAAGATATGCTGGAAGAAGAACAGAGGGCGGCACAAGAAAAAGGAACAAGGGCAGAGGTTGTGCAGCAAGTCGAGCAAGAGTTATTTGAACTGTATAAAGATCCGGATTTAACCATTAAACCACCACAACTTGAAAAAAGAGGCGGGGCTTATTACAGCGATGCTGCATGTAACTTAATCAGCTCCATCTATAACGATAAGCATGACATTCAGCCAGTCAATACAGTGAACAGAGGGGCGATTGCAAGCATCCCAGCTGAATCAGCGGTTGAAGTCAACTGTATCATTACAAAGGATGGACCAAAACCGATTGCTACAGGGGATTTACCCGTTGCTGTAAGAGGCCTCGTTCAGCAAATTAAGTCATTTGAACGTGTGGCAGCGGAAGCAGCAGTGACGGGAGATTATGAGACGGCTCTTGTCGCCATGACGATTAATCCACTCGTACCTTCCGATGAGGTTGCAAAGCAAATATTAGATGAAATGCTTGAAGCACATCGTGAATATTTGCCCCAATTTTTTACATCTGTTGATGCATAA
- a CDS encoding transporter substrate-binding domain-containing protein, translating into MKKSILLMMGLVVVLVMAACGSKSDSGSGEGKGTYKIGIDTTYPPFEFEKGDKYEGIDVDLINAIAKDQGFKVKLEAMDFSGIIPAMQAGQLDVGMGGMSITDERKKKVDFSEPYFDAGLTVVVKKDSSIKSIEDLKGKKLAVKNGTTGAKFATDNADKYGYDIVQFNDSPSMFQEVSNGNADALIEDYPVITYAIAQQDLNLKTVGDRLNGDQYGISVMKGKNQDLLKKINKGLENLKKNGEYEKIMNKYLKS; encoded by the coding sequence ATGAAGAAATCGATTTTACTGATGATGGGACTTGTTGTTGTGCTCGTCATGGCAGCCTGTGGATCAAAATCGGACAGCGGTTCGGGTGAAGGCAAGGGCACATATAAAATAGGGATAGATACAACATATCCGCCATTTGAGTTTGAAAAAGGCGATAAATACGAAGGAATAGACGTTGATTTAATTAATGCAATTGCAAAAGACCAGGGCTTCAAAGTTAAACTTGAGGCAATGGACTTCTCAGGTATTATTCCAGCCATGCAAGCTGGTCAGCTTGATGTTGGAATGGGCGGTATGAGCATTACTGATGAGCGTAAAAAGAAAGTGGATTTCTCAGAGCCATACTTCGATGCCGGTCTAACGGTTGTTGTAAAAAAAGACAGCAGCATCAAATCGATTGAAGATTTAAAAGGGAAGAAGCTAGCTGTTAAAAATGGAACAACAGGTGCAAAATTTGCAACTGATAACGCAGATAAATATGGGTATGATATTGTTCAATTTAATGACAGCCCATCTATGTTCCAAGAAGTATCTAACGGGAATGCAGATGCACTGATCGAAGACTATCCAGTCATTACCTATGCAATTGCTCAGCAAGATTTAAATTTGAAAACAGTCGGAGACCGCTTGAATGGAGATCAATATGGTATCTCTGTCATGAAAGGCAAAAACCAAGACTTATTGAAGAAAATCAATAAGGGTCTAGAGAATCTAAAGAAAAACGGTGAATATGAGAAAATTATGAATAAATATTTGAAGTCATAA
- a CDS encoding amino acid ABC transporter ATP-binding protein encodes MSMIKVKNLKKSFGDHEVLKDINVVIEEKEVVCVIGPSGSGKSTFLRCLNKLEDITAGEVVVHGHTITDPKVNINKVRQEVGMVFQHFNLFPHKTVLENITIAPIKVKGVDKKAAVDKALDLLEKVGLKEKAKSYPNQLSGGQKQRVAIARALAMDPKVLLFDEPTSALDPEVVGDVLAVMKQLAVEGMTMIVVTHEMGFAREVGDRVIFMDGGYIVEEDKPEALFGNPQHERTKLFLSKVL; translated from the coding sequence ATGAGTATGATTAAGGTGAAAAATCTAAAGAAATCCTTTGGTGATCACGAAGTGTTAAAGGATATTAATGTAGTCATCGAGGAAAAAGAAGTTGTTTGTGTCATTGGTCCATCTGGATCAGGGAAAAGTACATTTTTACGATGCCTCAATAAATTAGAAGATATTACGGCTGGAGAAGTCGTTGTCCATGGACATACGATTACAGATCCAAAGGTCAATATCAATAAAGTGCGCCAAGAGGTCGGAATGGTGTTCCAGCACTTTAATTTATTTCCTCATAAAACGGTTTTAGAAAACATCACGATTGCGCCGATCAAGGTAAAAGGCGTAGACAAGAAGGCGGCAGTCGATAAAGCCCTTGATTTGCTAGAAAAGGTCGGCTTAAAAGAGAAAGCAAAAAGCTACCCTAACCAACTATCTGGTGGGCAAAAACAGCGTGTTGCTATCGCAAGAGCCTTAGCGATGGACCCGAAAGTGCTATTATTTGATGAGCCAACATCTGCTCTTGATCCAGAGGTCGTCGGGGATGTATTAGCCGTCATGAAACAATTAGCCGTCGAAGGAATGACGATGATTGTTGTAACACATGAAATGGGCTTTGCAAGAGAGGTAGGAGACCGCGTAATCTTTATGGATGGCGGATATATTGTCGAAGAAGACAAGCCAGAGGCGCTATTTGGAAATCCGCAGCACGAGCGTACAAAATTATTTCTTAGTAAAGTGTTATAA
- a CDS encoding GTP pyrophosphokinase family protein: MNMSATHVEDLKSVMEDWKNELLVYKFALDEIDTKFSIISQEYNLIHGHNPIEHTKSRIKSFESIVNKLARKGCDITTQCAKEHIHDIAGVRIICSFIQDIYNIIDVLRQREDLKILEVKDYIQHPKSNGYRSLHLIVEIPVYLTNRVEHVKVEIQVRTIAMDFWASLEHKIYYKLNNDVPAQLTDELKEAADIAHYLDEKMQNIKREID, translated from the coding sequence ATGAATATGTCAGCAACTCATGTAGAAGATTTGAAAAGTGTCATGGAAGATTGGAAAAATGAATTGTTAGTATATAAATTTGCGTTAGATGAGATAGATACAAAGTTTTCAATTATTAGCCAAGAATATAATTTAATCCATGGACACAACCCGATTGAGCATACAAAATCACGTATTAAATCCTTTGAAAGCATCGTGAATAAATTAGCGAGAAAGGGATGCGACATCACTACACAATGTGCTAAGGAGCATATTCATGATATCGCAGGTGTCCGCATCATTTGCTCATTTATTCAAGATATCTATAACATTATTGATGTACTGAGGCAAAGAGAAGATTTAAAGATTCTTGAGGTAAAGGATTATATTCAGCATCCAAAGTCAAACGGCTACCGAAGTCTTCATTTAATTGTTGAGATTCCGGTCTATTTAACCAATCGTGTGGAGCATGTGAAGGTCGAGATTCAGGTGCGGACCATTGCGATGGATTTTTGGGCAAGTCTTGAACATAAAATATATTATAAATTGAACAACGATGTTCCTGCTCAGTTGACTGATGAATTGAAGGAAGCGGCAGATATCGCCCATTACCTAGATGAAAAGATGCAAAATATTAAACGAGAAATTGATTAA
- a CDS encoding Rap family tetratricopeptide repeat protein has protein sequence MEETKVLSSVDVANMLNDWYIMMKKREIQDAIQLKEDILKAFDRMEENQDVLLYYQLLEYRFKDLVEDTSSLDHSLFVDEDAIRTDDMLSYYFYFFKGMYEMRRGNHNTAFHHLKLAENKLDLVHDDIEKAEFHYKTGCLYYNIRSTLLSIHHLKIASSIYDADPCYVKKSISCQMMLALNYADQAKYDEAETLFQQVIHSLEHMKDPDLLGHAYCNAAFIKSLRNEYSEAVPLLEKALLIETFETSSPGGYLLAMYTYTKALFKLKKPGLFHYYVQLSLQKAENLKQRNISLKLSILEALMLQQSNMIEQITSYCDQLESMNFLVDLEAICTDVAEYLTENGLYEESTYFWNKALSLKTC, from the coding sequence TTGGAAGAAACAAAGGTGTTGTCATCTGTTGACGTAGCAAACATGCTAAATGACTGGTATATCATGATGAAAAAAAGAGAGATACAAGATGCCATTCAATTGAAAGAAGACATTCTTAAAGCGTTTGATCGAATGGAAGAGAATCAAGACGTCTTACTTTATTATCAATTACTAGAATACCGTTTCAAAGACCTCGTTGAAGATACTTCATCGCTAGATCATAGTCTTTTTGTCGATGAAGATGCGATCCGTACTGATGATATGCTCAGCTACTATTTCTACTTCTTTAAAGGAATGTATGAGATGCGCAGAGGGAATCACAATACAGCATTTCACCATTTAAAATTGGCTGAAAATAAGTTGGATCTCGTGCACGACGACATTGAAAAAGCAGAGTTTCATTATAAAACAGGGTGCCTATACTACAATATCAGGTCTACGCTTCTCTCTATACATCACTTGAAGATTGCTTCATCTATTTATGACGCAGACCCATGTTATGTGAAAAAATCAATTAGCTGTCAGATGATGCTCGCGTTGAATTATGCTGACCAAGCAAAATATGATGAGGCAGAGACTTTATTTCAGCAGGTGATTCATTCACTAGAACATATGAAAGATCCAGATTTACTCGGCCATGCGTATTGTAATGCTGCCTTTATTAAAAGTCTGAGAAACGAATACAGTGAAGCTGTGCCGCTTCTTGAGAAGGCTTTATTGATCGAGACATTTGAAACGTCTTCTCCAGGCGGCTATTTGCTTGCCATGTATACCTATACAAAAGCGTTATTTAAGCTGAAAAAGCCTGGATTGTTCCATTATTATGTACAGCTTTCACTTCAAAAAGCAGAAAATTTAAAACAACGAAACATTTCGCTTAAGTTATCCATCTTGGAAGCGCTCATGTTACAGCAATCCAACATGATTGAACAAATCACGTCGTATTGTGATCAATTAGAATCAATGAATTTTCTCGTAGACCTTGAGGCCATCTGTACAGATGTGGCAGAATATTTAACAGAGAATGGTCTTTATGAAGAATCAACTTATTTTTGGAACAAGGCGTTATCATTAAAGACATGTTAA
- a CDS encoding PTS lactose/cellobiose transporter subunit IIA, whose amino-acid sequence MEMEQIVFQLILHGGNGRSLAMEAMTCAKKGCFDEAKQKLQEAQEALNEAHHAQTELIQGEIRGEKTDISLLMIHAQDHLMNAMTVKELAAEIIELYEKIKQFGGVNS is encoded by the coding sequence ATGGAAATGGAACAAATTGTGTTTCAACTCATCTTGCACGGTGGAAATGGCAGAAGCTTGGCAATGGAGGCCATGACATGTGCAAAAAAAGGGTGCTTCGATGAAGCAAAACAAAAGTTGCAGGAGGCACAAGAAGCGTTAAATGAGGCGCATCACGCACAAACAGAGCTGATCCAAGGAGAAATCAGAGGAGAAAAGACCGACATCAGTCTCTTAATGATTCATGCCCAAGACCATCTCATGAACGCAATGACTGTCAAGGAGCTTGCAGCAGAAATCATAGAGCTCTATGAGAAAATAAAGCAATTCGGAGGTGTCAATTCATGA
- a CDS encoding branched-chain amino acid aminotransferase: protein MSKQPIRVELSSTKKPKPQSDQLEFGKIFTDHMFVMDYSIDKGWYDPRIIPYQAIPMDPASMVYHYGQSVFEGLKAYVSEDQKILLFRPEKNMERLNRSNDRLCIPQIDTETVLEGLIELIRIDKDWVPDAEGTSLYIRPFIISTEPYLGVAPSSTYKLFIILSPVGSYYKEGIHPIKIAVENEFVRAVKGGTGNAKTAGNYASSLKAQQLAENKGFSQVLWLDGVEKKYIEEVGSMNIFFKINGEIVTPELNGSILEGITRHSVIELLKHWEIPVTERKISIDEIIEAHKTGELEEIFGTGTAAVISPVGELIYHDQQYVIQDGQTGEVSKKLYDAITGIQKGKQPDIFGWTVEVDSVVKQA from the coding sequence ATGTCAAAACAACCCATCCGCGTTGAACTTAGTTCAACAAAAAAACCAAAACCTCAATCTGATCAGCTTGAATTCGGAAAGATCTTCACAGATCACATGTTTGTGATGGATTATTCAATTGATAAAGGCTGGTACGATCCAAGAATTATCCCTTATCAGGCCATTCCAATGGATCCGGCGTCTATGGTCTACCATTACGGCCAATCTGTTTTTGAAGGCTTAAAGGCTTATGTTTCTGAAGATCAAAAAATTCTCTTATTCCGTCCGGAAAAGAATATGGAACGCCTGAACAGATCCAATGACCGCCTATGTATCCCGCAAATTGACACAGAAACGGTTTTAGAGGGATTAATTGAACTCATTCGCATTGATAAGGATTGGGTACCTGATGCAGAGGGAACTTCCTTGTATATCCGTCCATTCATTATTTCGACTGAGCCTTATTTAGGTGTTGCACCGTCTAGCACCTATAAGTTATTCATTATTTTGTCTCCGGTGGGATCGTACTATAAAGAAGGCATTCATCCTATAAAAATTGCTGTTGAAAACGAATTTGTCCGTGCCGTAAAAGGCGGAACTGGAAATGCAAAAACAGCAGGAAACTACGCATCTAGCCTGAAAGCACAGCAATTAGCAGAGAACAAAGGATTTTCACAAGTTCTTTGGCTTGATGGGGTTGAGAAAAAGTACATTGAAGAAGTGGGCAGCATGAATATTTTCTTTAAAATCAATGGGGAGATCGTCACGCCTGAATTGAACGGCAGTATTTTAGAGGGGATTACACGTCACTCTGTCATTGAACTGTTAAAGCACTGGGAGATTCCAGTGACAGAACGCAAAATTTCAATTGATGAAATCATTGAAGCACACAAAACAGGAGAGCTTGAAGAGATTTTTGGTACTGGAACGGCCGCTGTCATTTCTCCTGTTGGTGAATTAATCTATCATGATCAACAATATGTCATTCAAGATGGTCAAACAGGTGAAGTATCTAAAAAATTATACGACGCCATTACCGGTATTCAAAAAGGCAAACAGCCAGATATCTTCGGCTGGACAGTAGAAGTCGACTCTGTCGTCAAACAAGCATAA
- a CDS encoding class I SAM-dependent rRNA methyltransferase gives MKKIILKQTFAEQVKKGYPLISKDAVLHVNGIQEGDLIEWVDERGSFLGKGYYGVQNKGIGWVLSFDAKEKIDQTFFASKLEQAAKSRTHLFRDAQTTAFRVLNGEGDGIGGITIDYYDGFYLIQWYSQGIFTLKSDILAAIEQVYPDYKGIYEKKRFDTSGQYIEDDDFVKGEKGEFPLIVKENGMSVAVYLNDGAMTGIFLDQRHVRKAIRDRYAKGKTVLNTFSYTGAFSVAAALGGASRTTSVDVANRSLKKTSEQFEINEIDVSGHDIKVMDVFQYFPFAAKKGWTYDLVILDPPSFARTKKHTFSAAKDYKKLLKEAIQITAENGVIVASTNSSAFGMRKFKGFIDQAFKESGQTYRILEEYTLPEDFRTTKNYPEGNYLKVLFIQT, from the coding sequence ATGAAAAAAATCATTTTAAAACAAACATTTGCAGAACAAGTGAAAAAGGGATATCCGCTTATTTCAAAAGATGCTGTGTTGCATGTGAACGGTATACAAGAAGGAGATCTCATTGAATGGGTGGATGAAAGAGGTTCTTTTTTAGGCAAAGGTTATTATGGTGTGCAGAATAAAGGAATCGGCTGGGTGCTTTCTTTTGATGCGAAAGAAAAAATAGACCAAACCTTTTTTGCTTCTAAGTTAGAGCAGGCAGCTAAAAGCAGAACGCATTTATTTCGAGATGCACAGACGACAGCTTTCCGTGTATTGAATGGAGAGGGTGATGGAATTGGTGGTATCACTATCGATTATTATGATGGATTCTATCTCATCCAATGGTATAGCCAAGGAATCTTTACGTTGAAATCTGACATTTTAGCTGCGATTGAGCAGGTATATCCAGATTATAAAGGGATTTATGAAAAGAAACGATTTGATACGTCAGGACAATATATTGAGGATGATGATTTTGTCAAAGGAGAGAAAGGCGAATTTCCTCTTATCGTCAAAGAAAACGGAATGAGTGTGGCGGTTTACTTAAATGATGGTGCAATGACTGGTATCTTTCTTGATCAACGTCATGTGAGAAAAGCGATTCGAGACCGCTATGCGAAAGGAAAGACGGTTCTCAACACCTTTTCATATACGGGTGCTTTCTCAGTTGCAGCAGCGCTTGGTGGAGCGAGCCGTACGACAAGCGTTGATGTGGCAAACCGTAGTTTGAAAAAGACGTCCGAGCAGTTCGAGATCAATGAAATTGATGTGTCTGGACACGACATAAAAGTGATGGACGTATTTCAATACTTCCCATTTGCAGCAAAGAAGGGATGGACATATGATTTGGTGATCTTAGACCCTCCTTCCTTTGCACGCACAAAAAAACACACATTCAGTGCTGCTAAGGACTATAAAAAACTGTTAAAAGAAGCAATCCAAATCACGGCTGAGAACGGCGTCATTGTGGCATCAACCAATAGCAGTGCATTTGGAATGAGGAAATTTAAAGGATTTATTGACCAGGCCTTTAAGGAATCTGGACAAACGTATCGTATCCTTGAAGAATACACACTTCCTGAGGATTTCCGTACAACAAAGAACTACCCTGAAGGAAACTATCTGAAGGTCTTATTCATCCAAACATAA
- a CDS encoding CidB/LrgB family autolysis modulator, whose translation MLVGGLFLILTVLIYLGSKAVYKRHPKVYASPLLVTPLVLVILLLFVNIPYDAYNQGGKWLTNMLQPATVAFAIPLYKYFHVLKKHAVEIVLNVACGSVIAILSTAFIAKLFHLDTGLIESLVPRSVTTPIAMSVSEMIGGMPSVTAVFVILTALFGSIIGPMVIRYFRIDNDIAKGVLLGTGAHGAGTSKAFELSSVSGTISSVSMIISAIITLCAAPLLMSFAL comes from the coding sequence TTGCTAGTTGGCGGATTATTTCTGATTTTAACTGTTCTTATATACCTCGGATCAAAAGCGGTTTACAAACGTCACCCGAAGGTCTATGCTTCACCTTTACTTGTGACCCCTCTTGTACTTGTGATCCTTCTGTTGTTTGTGAACATACCTTACGATGCATACAATCAAGGCGGGAAATGGCTAACGAATATGCTTCAGCCTGCGACTGTTGCCTTTGCAATTCCTTTATATAAGTATTTTCACGTTCTAAAGAAGCATGCAGTTGAAATTGTATTGAATGTTGCTTGCGGTTCTGTCATTGCGATTTTATCAACAGCGTTTATCGCCAAATTGTTTCATTTGGATACAGGGCTTATTGAAAGTCTTGTCCCAAGATCAGTGACAACACCAATTGCCATGAGTGTCTCAGAAATGATTGGCGGCATGCCGTCCGTTACGGCTGTATTCGTCATCTTAACTGCACTATTCGGCTCCATCATTGGCCCAATGGTCATCCGTTACTTCCGAATTGACAATGACATCGCAAAAGGCGTCTTGCTCGGTACAGGTGCACACGGCGCAGGCACATCAAAGGCCTTTGAGTTAAGCTCCGTCTCGGGTACGATCTCAAGTGTATCGATGATTATTTCAGCCATTATTACATTATGTGCGGCCCCCCTCCTCATGTCGTTTGCCTTATAG
- a CDS encoding CidA/LrgA family holin-like protein, with protein sequence MNALATFLHLRIPGTILGIFVIFLLLHFNIIQLKWIELGAVWLLGELLLFFIPSAVGVIDYGKLLSQYGVSIVLVVLLSTFVVMLSTGMMTQLIAKRKERKKLC encoded by the coding sequence ATGAATGCCCTAGCGACTTTTTTGCATTTAAGAATCCCAGGTACAATATTGGGCATTTTTGTCATTTTCTTATTACTTCATTTTAATATCATTCAATTAAAATGGATTGAACTCGGTGCAGTATGGTTACTTGGAGAGCTGCTACTCTTCTTTATCCCGTCGGCCGTTGGTGTCATTGATTATGGAAAACTGCTTTCCCAATATGGCGTCAGTATTGTGCTCGTTGTATTACTTAGTACCTTTGTTGTCATGCTTTCTACTGGCATGATGACGCAACTAATTGCGAAAAGAAAGGAGCGGAAAAAGCTTTGCTAG